The following coding sequences lie in one Palaemon carinicauda isolate YSFRI2023 chromosome 7, ASM3689809v2, whole genome shotgun sequence genomic window:
- the LOC137644529 gene encoding uncharacterized protein — protein sequence MLNRCHQYGITHNKNKFTVAAPKVNFCGYVLSSDGISADLDKVSAIRDFPTPSNITDVRSFMGLVNQLADFTPDITAAVQPQRPLMSPKGSFVWMPNHERAFIPGQVTRIYSPTIGSLVS from the coding sequence atgctgaACAGATGCCATCAATATGGCATCACCCACAACAAGaacaagttcactgtagccgcccctaaggttaacttttgcggttacgtcttatcatccgatggtatttCAGCAGACCtggacaaggtatcagctatacgtgACTTTCCTACACCATCCAATATcacagatgtcaggtcgtttatgggtcttgttaatcaacttgccgacttcactccagacatcaCAGCAGCAGTACAGCCCCAACGCCCACTTATGAGCCCTAAGGGCTCATTTGTCTGGATGCCCAACCATGAGCGAGCATTTATCCCTGGACAGGTAACGCGGATATACTCGCCCACTATAGGTAGTTTGGTGTCATAG